Proteins from a genomic interval of Pseudoalteromonas sp. MEBiC 03607:
- a CDS encoding phosphotransferase translates to MNPKQIRNFYINEEQSVYLLSHHDAKKHRQWLNICIKQLTLLGYSDVELIGSGAFGFVFAGVDDENLPWVFKFSRITLAQSVRDRLEDEAYMLSQVNNPLVPKFYAFERIKKQGILMMERALGEDLEKISIKQGRFSAAKIMALALRLRNVLVDLREHKNGLSPQPIVHGDIKPSNIVYDEQTNKLSLVDWGSSVYAQIDADGNPVASNFMDLMSADISSTNARMGDVYFIGDEQMSGGQSSPRFDEQGVASTLYALASAQSCRFGAAVIPATSLNLPMELARVIDGMLSKNKATRDGAGDYFMRNMPTMAKAYLPELPRKVIRPYIPYWFSEFDEHPDTVVYSSRKQFLRQADYNQQLLDVNDAQLDRYYKEFLFDTGDTEKAFLASISRLAKYPVVGGLSFHWKENSMFVESSLILHDETLGTAFTDAINNTVMLAQGIEQKGLFKCCLFDARKTIQLERDGTGAFKFKHLPELDYEVMDVQASDVTRPHSYFEDGKDPDEQLQLPKKVIKCVFELNQIHHTGCIIFEALPDRMKIHHYYRLLDASKEPEFKRLLSKLMQYAVSITDVGVAGFMKLPYKNTREFDLCTRQPDEFFPRDPKRETIE, encoded by the coding sequence GTGAATCCCAAACAAATCCGCAATTTTTATATCAATGAAGAACAGTCTGTTTATTTACTGTCTCACCATGATGCTAAAAAGCACCGCCAATGGCTTAACATTTGTATTAAACAGCTTACTTTGCTTGGTTACAGTGACGTTGAATTAATTGGCTCTGGTGCATTCGGATTTGTTTTTGCCGGTGTTGATGATGAAAACCTACCTTGGGTATTTAAGTTTTCACGGATAACCCTTGCACAAAGTGTGCGTGACCGTCTAGAAGACGAAGCGTACATGCTCTCGCAAGTTAATAATCCGCTGGTGCCAAAATTTTATGCCTTTGAACGCATTAAAAAGCAAGGCATTTTAATGATGGAGCGCGCTCTAGGTGAAGACTTAGAAAAAATTTCCATTAAACAGGGGCGTTTTAGTGCAGCAAAAATTATGGCGCTGGCTCTTAGGCTACGTAATGTGCTTGTAGATTTACGTGAACATAAAAATGGCTTAAGCCCGCAACCAATTGTGCATGGCGATATCAAGCCCTCTAACATTGTTTATGATGAACAAACCAATAAGTTGTCATTGGTTGATTGGGGCAGCTCTGTTTATGCACAAATAGATGCTGATGGTAATCCGGTTGCCAGCAACTTTATGGATCTCATGTCTGCAGATATCAGTAGTACCAATGCACGTATGGGGGATGTGTATTTTATAGGTGATGAACAAATGTCGGGCGGGCAGTCATCGCCACGTTTTGATGAGCAAGGTGTTGCCTCAACTCTTTATGCATTAGCCTCTGCACAATCTTGTAGATTTGGTGCGGCGGTTATTCCGGCTACAAGCTTAAATTTACCTATGGAGCTTGCCCGGGTAATTGACGGTATGCTTTCAAAAAATAAGGCCACTCGCGATGGGGCTGGTGATTATTTTATGCGAAACATGCCTACAATGGCTAAAGCTTACCTCCCTGAGCTGCCCCGTAAAGTCATTCGCCCTTATATTCCTTATTGGTTTAGTGAGTTTGATGAACACCCAGACACGGTGGTTTACAGTTCTCGAAAGCAATTTTTAAGACAAGCCGACTATAATCAACAATTACTTGATGTAAACGATGCTCAGCTCGATAGATACTACAAAGAGTTTTTATTTGATACCGGCGACACCGAAAAAGCATTTTTGGCCTCAATAAGCCGATTAGCAAAATATCCGGTAGTAGGGGGCTTGAGTTTTCATTGGAAAGAAAACTCAATGTTTGTTGAATCATCACTTATCCTGCATGATGAAACACTCGGTACTGCGTTTACCGATGCGATTAACAACACGGTGATGTTAGCACAGGGGATTGAACAAAAAGGTCTCTTTAAATGTTGTTTGTTTGATGCGCGTAAGACCATTCAGCTAGAGCGTGATGGCACCGGTGCGTTTAAATTTAAACATTTACCTGAGCTTGATTACGAAGTAATGGATGTACAAGCCTCAGACGTAACCAGACCGCACTCTTACTTTGAAGATGGTAAAGACCCAGATGAGCAATTACAGCTCCCGAAAAAGGTCATAAAGTGCGTATTTGAGCTTAACCAAATACACCACACGGGCTGTATCATTTTCGAAGCCTTACCTGATAGGATGAAAATACATCATTACTATCGTTTGCTTGATGCCAGTAAAGAGCCTGAATTTAAACGTTTATTAAGTAAGCTTATGCAATACGCGGTTAGTATCACAGATGTAGGTGTAGCAGGCTTTATGAAGCTACCTTACAAAAATACCCGTGAATTTGATTTATGCACCAGACAGCCCGATGAGTTTTTTCCAAGAGATCCGAAAAGAGAAACAATTGAGTAG
- a CDS encoding SDR family oxidoreductase, whose translation MDIKNNNIVITGGAQGLGFAMAEKFASLGANIALIDMQQDVLDTAVSALAKHGTKVMAYAANVTDEDAVVATFNTINKDFGHIGVLINNAGILRDGMFIKAKEGKVVDKMSLAQFQSVIDVNLTGVFLAGREAASHMIESGKGGVIVNMSSVARAGNIGQTNYAASKAGVVAMTTGWAKELGRFGIRVGAIAPGVIRTAMTDAMKPEAKQRMMAVTPVGRFGEAEEIAQTAQYIVENDFFTGRVVEIDGGIRL comes from the coding sequence GTGGATATTAAAAACAACAACATCGTAATTACCGGTGGTGCGCAAGGTTTAGGCTTTGCGATGGCCGAGAAATTTGCATCGCTTGGCGCGAACATCGCCCTTATCGATATGCAACAAGACGTACTTGATACGGCAGTATCAGCGCTTGCCAAGCATGGCACAAAAGTCATGGCATATGCTGCTAATGTCACAGATGAAGATGCAGTGGTAGCAACGTTTAATACTATTAACAAAGACTTTGGCCATATCGGCGTGTTAATTAACAACGCGGGTATCTTACGCGATGGTATGTTTATCAAAGCAAAAGAAGGCAAAGTAGTTGATAAAATGTCGCTGGCTCAATTTCAATCTGTAATTGATGTGAACCTGACCGGTGTATTCTTAGCTGGTCGTGAAGCTGCGAGCCACATGATTGAGTCTGGCAAAGGTGGCGTTATCGTTAATATGTCGAGTGTTGCTCGTGCTGGTAACATTGGCCAAACAAACTATGCTGCGTCTAAAGCTGGTGTTGTTGCGATGACAACGGGTTGGGCGAAAGAATTAGGTCGCTTTGGTATCCGTGTTGGTGCAATCGCACCGGGTGTTATTCGCACAGCAATGACAGATGCAATGAAACCAGAAGCAAAACAACGCATGATGGCGGTAACACCAGTGGGTCGTTTTGGTGAAGCAGAAGAAATTGCCCAAACAGCACAATACATTGTAGAGAATGACTTCTTTACAGGTCGTGTTGTTGAAATTGATGGCGGTATCCGCCTTTAG